Below is a genomic region from Medicago truncatula cultivar Jemalong A17 chromosome 3, MtrunA17r5.0-ANR, whole genome shotgun sequence.
TCCCGGATTTAAAGTAAGCAAAGATGGAGATGGAAAGGAGGTTGATGAAACATACTACAAGCAGTTGGTGGGAAGCTTAATGTATCTTACTGCTACAAGACCTGACATGATGTTTGTTACTTGTCTCATAAGTAGATATATGACCAAACCAATGCATATTCATCTGCAAGTAGCAAAGAGAGCACTTCGATATTTAAAAGGGACTGTGAACTATGGACTTCATTATAAGAAAGGAGGAGAAGGCAAGCTGTTAGCGTTCACAGATAGCGACTATGCCGGAGACGTGGATGATAGGAAGAGTACATCTGGTTATGTATTCTTAATGAGTTCAGGGGCTGTTTCATGGTGCTCAAAAAAACAGCCTATTTTGACTTTGTCGACTACGAAAGCTGAGTTTGTGGCTGCTGCAGTATGCGTTTGTCAAGGAATATGGATGAAGAGAATTTTAGAGGAGCTTGGACATACTTGTGGAAATGGAATAAATGTGATGTGTGATAATAGCTCAACAATCAAGCTGTCTAAAAATCCGGTTATGCATGGTCGCAGCAAGCATATTGATGTGAGATTTCATTTCTTAAGAAATCTTACTAAAGAGGGTAAAATTGAACTACTTCATTGTGGGAGTCAAGATCAAGTTGCAGACATAATGACCAAACCATTGAAGCTTGAAGTTTTTCAGAACCTTAGAAAGCTGCTGGGAGTATGTGACATTTCTGATTTAAACTAGTTGCTGTACAACATTTAGTTTAAGGGAGGGAATGAAAGAGTTAAAGTAGTATTTGTCTGTTAGAATAAAATCCTAGTTTATAGGATAGGACTTGGTCTTTAAGAAattaatttgtatttgttttaatttgtttcagtTGCCACTCACCACTAGCCTTTATTCTAGCTAAGTGGGTTGCTTTCAGTTGTGTTTTTTATCGTGTGTTGAATGGCTATTTAAGCCAACATTGCAATTAATAAAATTGAGTCATTTAGTCCAATTGTTGTGTTCTTTACTATCAGTTTCCAAACGCTTAAACACAGGTTCTCAAcaccaatatatatattttctttgtaaattcaTGATTGTCCCAAAAATTGTTATGCaaatagttgtttaaataacgcaccttaattttttaatacaatgaGTGAATAGTGAACTTCTAaaccaattttaaaataatgctATGATACACGAATAAAATATGTGCTGCATCGtaaacaaatttgtttttgcatttcatcattaaagaatttttttaagaaatattaaaacgaaagttaacatatttatagggacaaaaaatatatttaatttaaaataaatgagatgaaataaaatttattaattcaatCATCAAACGagtctccctaaaaaaaatcaaacgagTCATTCACAGCACAACAATCAATTATgccgtaaaaaaaaataaaaatacaattacaCAATAATAACATTtgcttcaaaacaaaaataaacaaaggaACACCCCTCAAATGATAAACAATAGTAGTAATAAACAAATTTGTTGAattcaccaccaaaaaaaaaaaaaaaaattgttgaattctcTCACGTAAGACATGTGTTGCAGGCGTGTCAAGATCACATACACTGTATACAAAATTGAAATCTAGATCCACCGGAATTGGTTATTTcactattttgtttttgtacaacttttacATTAAATTTTCAGTTCCCTCCAAACGGCACGTCTCTttgaaaatcccaattttcccTCCACGCTTTTTTAGCTCtgaaatcaaacaaattcaAATCCAAAGCAAAGCCTAAAATCCATTCCTTTATATATGCTATCTTCTTCCACCACAAACCCAATCAACACACAAACCTTCTTCTctccaaattcaaattcaaattcaaatggcTTCTTCCTTGGGTGTTGGCTCTTCTCACTCTCACTCATCATCCGGCGAGATCCATCTCTTTGTGGGTCCCATGTTCGCTGGCAAAACGACATCACTTCTTCGTCGTATTAAGTCCGAGGTTGATAACGGCAGGTACTCATCGTTCACTCCTTCAttcttttttgttcttggtcctgattaaataattttttattcgaTTTTGATGAAATGTTATGATTATTAGGCTGATCTATTTTTCTAAttgttaattattataattttttgtgaagGAATGTGGCGATGTTAAAATCGAGCAAAGATAATAGATATGCAGTTGACTCTGTTGTGACCCATGATGGGATTAAATTTCCCTGTTGGGCATTGCCAGATTTGATGTTGTTCAAAGATAAATACGGACACGAAGCCTATCAAAAGGTAAATTCAATGTTCTATCAATCATATACTGATTTTTTAGCAGTTTTGATTTGTCTTGCAATGTAAAGATACAAATTTTAGTAGTTACAAGTGTTGGAGTAATCATATCTCAGtggaaattttaattacaatgaTTCAAATTGTGATCGATATATGGTTCAAGGTAACCCCACTGTGGGTTGGCCTTGTGGTGTTGACTTAAGACTTTGGAGTGTGATCCCCATAAGGTATTGGGTTCAATTCCTTTCGTTGTCAATTTCAGTGGTCTAGTCCATATCTCTGGCTTAAAATTGTGCTCCACAAGTGGACGATTGGATTGGACCCCTTGGATAAATTGGTCCTTAGGCTGGAAAGTGagttttcaaaagaaaaaaagtaggGCTCAATGTTAAGCAATTGCCAAtgtcattttgtttatgttgcgATTTATAATACTCTGAAAGCTTATAGTAAAGTGTTATTGTTGCAATTGCTATTATGGTTGTGATTCGGTTGTGGTTGCATAAGAAAAGAAATCTTgatgttacaattggtatcactAAAGGTTTTTTAAATCACGATAGCATTGATTGTAAATTAATAGCATAATGTATGATTTGAAGTAGAGTTATAGCTTTTCATATAATATCTGCTTAATGTTACTATGTCAGTGATGTGGTTGGGGATATATTAGAAATTTGGTGTTGTGGTTAAAATTGATGTAAGGTTTTTTAAAATCTTGGTAGCattaattgttaattaataaCATAATATATGGTTTGATGTAGAGTTATAGCTTTTGTTCATAAACTATTTGCTGAATGTGTTATTATTTTTGATGCAGTTGGATGTTATTGGTATAGACGAGGCTCAGTTTTTTGAGGACTTATATGACTTTTGCTGCAAGGCTGCTGATGAAGATggtaaaattgttgttgttgcaggCCTGGATGGTGATTACATGAGGTATTATTTGGAGAAAAATTATCAAGGCTTTTAGTGTTTAGTTTTACTCAAATTTCCTCTTTTACAACTCGCCCTTCTAAATTTTTAATGGTGTGTTTTGGTTCTTCAGGAGGAGCTTTGGCTCAGTGCTTCACATAATACCAATTGCTGATACTGTAACTAAGTTAACAGCTCGTTGTGAACTATGCGGTAAACGCGCCTTCTTTACCTTGAGGAAGACGGGAGAGAAACAAACTGAACTAATTGGTGGGGCTGATTTATACATGCCTGTTTGCCGCCATCACTATGTGAATGGTCAAGTTGTTGTAGAAGCTGCCATGAAGAGTGTCTTCGGATCTCAAAAAGTTGGATGTGGTTCCCTTATTGAGACAGCCCCAGttgtttaataaataattaataggaATATAAAATGGTCTTTATGTGGCCTTAACATGTTTACTTGATTCTGGTGTGTATCTGTGTTGTGTGATTCATTGCGTTTCACATAATctatctctttttctttttttacctttttcagTCTTCTGAATTCTGATTATGTGTGTGATATATACAGGAGTTCGTTTAAGCTCCTATTTTGTCATAATGTACTATACTTTACTAATCAATAAAGAAGTCCTTGTTCACAAGTTATGACAAAAACTTTTGGTCCATGGGAAAAATATTTGGTTGCTCAATCCCCATTATTGGTAACCCTTATTTTGAAGTCAGAAAACAATAAGCAACAAATGTTTATGTATGTACAAGTTAAAGAGATACTGCTAATTTCCTCCAACAGAAGCAGGTAAACCAGTCTATTGAAGCAACCTGAAGATATTTATTGAAGCCATTGTTGGCATGTGTTTTGATCAAGTTCCTTAACCATAACTGAGATCCACAATAACAACTACAAGTCAACCATGTCTCTCATGTCAATTGTCTAACTTAAACCTCCTAGTGCATCAATTTTGCAACAATAAAAAATTCCTCACAAAAAGCACATCACTGTTTAGAATAAGCCAGACTCTTAACAGATTTGAGCCTTTACTGTCTTAAGACATTGCCATACTATGGAAAGTGATTCATCAATGCTCATTTGTCAGGACCTGACCATATCAGCAACCATTTCCATCTTTCTCATAGCCTCCATCACTGTTTCAGCAATTTTATGCAATACATTATGGGGAACAATTTACAATCTTTATGGTattattacatttattttctctattttagtGTCTGCCTGTGTCATAGTTTATCCATTGACCACCATTTTGAACCATAGtagaaaattttcaatctttatgGCATTCATTTTGAACCATAGTTGTTGACAGTATTTAATTTGTAAATATGTATGTGGGAATGGAACCTCCATCAACTCCCCTTACCtacatctctcaaaaaaatgttGCTGGAGCATTATCACTAAATTCTATGTTCCAACTAGCCCAAATACTATACTTGAGCTTGGTTATGTAGACATCAACAACTAGTTTTGATTTGGAGCATTTTATGTATAACTCTTGTAtcgatattttgatttagaaTGCTAGTGCAGATGCAGTGTACTCAGCAAAGACTGGTTATCAACAACTTGGGACAAGAGTTACAAGACGGTGGTTATTGAGTCCGACTCCAAAATGTTTTTGGATCTTCTCGTTGCAACCACTCCTTAGTTTCATCCCCATGTACCTCTCATTGACAGTATTGTAGACTTATGTCTTGTGAAGTATTGACATAGAAACAGACATTGAAAATGACATGATTGACTGCAATCGCATACATCAATTCAGACGCTGACACACGTTTCAGACACTAAGCACGTCATTGATTAGAAGCGCCGGTGCTACATAGCTTATGTCTAGACAGTGGACCATTTCTCTCCATCATACTACAGGGAAAAGAAACAAAGGTGCGGATTGACTTGCTAAGAAGGTGTCTTATCATCTTCTTGGCTGCAGCTTTGGGACTGTTGCCCCCTTGCTTGGCCTCTATTGTATGTGTGTGGCATGACTAAGAtgattttgtagtttatttctgttatcttttattttaccctctgaatcaattaaaaaaaatatggaagacGACAAGGAGAAATGTCAATTACATTTTTCAGATGTTGCCCTTCAAACTGTGTGTTTTGGTTCTTCAGGAGAAGCTTTGGCTCAGTGCTTCACATAACACCAATTGCTCATATTGTAACTAAGTTGGCGGCTCGTTGTGAGCTATGCGGTAAACATGCCTTCTTTACTTTAAGAAAGATGGAAGGGAAACAAACTGAACTAATTGGCGGGGCTGATTTGTAAACGCCCGTATGCCGCCCTCATTATGTGAATGGTCAAGTTGTTGTAGAAGCTGCCAAAAGTGTGTTGGAATCTCAAAAAGTTAAAAAGTGATTCACTTCTTGAGGAAGCTCTAGTTGTTTAATAATTGAGAGGAATTGGTTTATAAGTAGCCTTAACATGTTTACTTGGTTCTGTCATGTAATTCAACAAGTTTGTCCAACAAGCCATGTTGAATTAGGTCTCACATATCtatttgtttaatcatcacactTCTAATTGTGTATTTGTGGTATATAGTGGAGTTCCTTTGAGCTCTTTTTTTGTCATGTTATACTTTACttaaattaaatcaataaaGAATTCCTGTTTTTTAGAACAATAAAGAATTCCTTGTTGGCACATTATGAAAAAAGGCTTTTGGTCCATGGGAAAAAATCTTTGGTTGCTCAATCCCCCAATTTTTGTTTATCCTTATTTTGAAGTATTCCTCTTAGGccatgaaacaacaaaatttacgTATGTTCAAGATAAAGAGATATCACtaatttctctttaaaaataaGCAGCGAACCAGTGTCCTGAAGCACTGTGAAGACATATAGAAGCCAATGGTCTGTGTTTTGAACTAATTACTTAACCATTACTGAGTTCCATattaaaaactacaaaaaatcACACTGTCAGTGTCAACTGTCTAACTTAACTAACTAGTACTAGTATACACAAATTCTACAACAATAATAGTTCCtcacaaaaatcacattaataCTTAGAACAAAGACAGataaataaaactctcaaaTCCAGTTGAAGTAGAGTGGCGCTACCTAAATTGTTTTAAGACATCGCCATAATATGGAAAATGATTAATCGACACTTATTGGCCTTAAATTGAACAACATATCAGCCAACATCTCCGTCTTTCTTATGGCaaattctacggtacacccaataaatttggatgtatcggtacaccaagtcgtaaaattaataataaatgagttgtttttttgaagaaaaataattattttctatcattgacaactaagataattaaattttatataccaaaaactttgacgaaataaaatttaatttttaagaatttttattactcataacaatgaatattgattattttttatgacaaaatataaattttgtaatatgatccttataaacaatgaaattatgatttttcttatgaaatgatgttttctaaaatataaatattgacaaatacatttttatttcattaaagtgatctttaatttatatattttgtgaaacaagagtaccgatacactcaaaattatgagtgtaccatagaagttcccctTTCTTATAGCTTCCTTCCCTTTGAATGCTACAAATGCTCCCCTTATCTTTCAAATGTTCCccttttcttcttaatttttagTATAAATATGTATCTATTTCATTAATCCACCTATCACAATTTGGGATTTGGATTGTGAAAAAAACTTAGAGGATTATGCCAATGATTTCACCATTGAAATGCATTGGGTGCTACGActtataaaagtaaaataagtaAGGTCCAATGTATTTTAATGGTATAATTGTTACATAATTCTTAAGTTTTTTCACAATTGAGAGGATTCAAATATCACAATTTGATTATAATCATAATTATGATTTCTCTCTTTTGtctaaatatttgattttatcatcaatttttttatttaaattaaatcaatattATCGTAGAATCAATGCGACTCAAGTGGTTAAagaattctataaaaaaaaattgttccgaagaactaaaatttaatttatggatAACACAATTATTAACCAAACTTTATCTATCTTTCGATTAAACAGAAGTTCTTTTGCATAGGAGAAAGTCTTCTTCCCAAGtcataaacacaaataaaaggaaaactattacttttctttaaataaatttccttCTCTAACTTTAAATTCAGGTACacaaataatagttttttttttttctcaaaaagaaaagtttatttattattaaaaaaactacacaattatttttttgacttgGAGAAAAAACCTAcacatttaatttataatttatcattCTTATTTGAGTcattttaagggttaaatatgattttggtccctataaatataccaacttttcgttttagtccctctaaaattttccttcaacttttagtccctctaaaattttcatcttcatttttggttcatcctttaaagtaaactcatatatagaattcatatttttgaataaaattttgcagaaaaattcataatattataagaatttctccaaaaaaaatttagaattttttaacaaaacatgaatttaatatgaatttttatattttttatggttaaaaattcatattaaatttatggtttgttaaaaaaattctaaagttttttgaaaagatttttacaatattctacacatttctgcacaatatcattaaaaaaatattaaaattaacttaaaaatagagaccaaaagtagtgattgaaaaatttatagggactaaaagttgaaggaaaattttaaaaggactaaaataaaaagatatatatttatagggaccaaaagacATCTAGCTCTTTAATTAATTTCCGAAGGGAAAAAAGTGTGAGTGAGTGAGTGCGTAGCTAGGAGCAAAAATTTGTTTCCCGCCAATCCCCAAACCCAAAAAATCGAATCCCTAATTTGCTTAGTTAAACcctcaaatcaaatcaaatcaaatcaaatgcaaAGAAGAAGATAGAATCGAAGAAATGTCGTCATGGCAGATCCTCCCCGACGCCGATAACAATTACCGGTGGCAAATCAACTCCGACGACACTTCAAATGTTATCCCACCTTCACCCCCTCCTTTTTCTATTCCCACCCCTCCCCTTCCTTCCATGTACGATCTTCTCATTCATGCCTCCGCCTCACACCTTTTTCAACCTCAAGGTATCATtctcatattcattcattaaccttattatttcattttttattttattatttcttcatcattttatataataatcataataattgaagtgt
It encodes:
- the LOC11436557 gene encoding thymidine kinase a, with amino-acid sequence MASSLGVGSSHSHSSSGEIHLFVGPMFAGKTTSLLRRIKSEVDNGRNVAMLKSSKDNRYAVDSVVTHDGIKFPCWALPDLMLFKDKYGHEAYQKLDVIGIDEAQFFEDLYDFCCKAADEDGKIVVVAGLDGDYMRRSFGSVLHIIPIADTVTKLTARCELCGKRAFFTLRKTGEKQTELIGGADLYMPVCRHHYVNGQVVVEAAMKSVFGSQKVGCGSLIETAPVV